The Carassius auratus strain Wakin chromosome 30, ASM336829v1, whole genome shotgun sequence region AGAGATAAAAACTCACAATcacttttttaatctttttttcagtggcagaaatgggcttccataacatttatatgttttagaataaaaaacGTCTTTATtctagcatattttattttttggttaatcAAAAGCAAATTTTGATTTCAATGCATCCTTacgaataaaacttttttttaaagaaaatccaaatttacagtaatttgttagtgtactgtatgttagtcacatgaaaaaaaagaaatattaagtaTTGCTCATTGCCTATTGTTAGGAAAACAAGCACAGCATTATTTAGAACACAATTGTTTTTTGCTCTGTAATAGAGAGAGGCGAGCTGGTCATCAGCGCTGGTGTCCAACCTGTCAGTCTCATTTCTCTGGTGACCTCATCGAGCACAGACGAACTAAGAAACACAAGGTGACCTTGAAATAAAACGGATAACACCAAATcttatcactatatatatatgtgtaaatatccACAgagtttgtttttatgaaaatgctATGTCTTGTCATCTCATTAGATGGCAAAAGTATCCTCGAGACCTTTCTGTACCCTGTGTGAGCGCCACTTTAGGACTCCTCGCAAGTTTGTTGAGCATATGAAGTCTCCTGAGCACAAACAGAGGGTTGAGGAGGTCTGTGTGGGTATTTTGTAGGTATTGaatctaaaatgtattaaatgaaatcaaataaaacttatttatatcaacatttgttacagttaagAAGTGAGGGTGACCCAGAGGTTATGGAGGAGCTCATAACGGTGGATGCTATTGGCTGCTTTGAAGGGGAAGATGATTATGAGGAGGATAGAAATGAAGAAGAGATTGCAGTGTTTGAGAAGGTTAGTTGCATTACATCATGTGCTTTTCTAAATTAGAGTCCCTTTTCTTttgatttagttttcttttttgtatttgaattttgTCAATAGCATCCTGGTCATAGGGATATGGCTCTGGAAGAGACGACTGATTATGAGGCATATGATCCAGACACACAGTATGGTGAGTGCTGGACTTTAACCTTTTCTCCAGTGTAGACTGTCAAAGAATAGTTCATGTGACAGGCCTGACTGCTTTCTGACCTTAGGCACTAGTTTTGTGGTCCCTGTCGCTGGTTTCCTCTGTAAGCTGTGTCATAAATTCTACCACTTTGAGGCTTCTGCGCGGGAAACTCACTGCAGGTCTCTTATGCACTTCCAGAACTTACAGGTGAGGAACGCGATggaatttgaaatgaatttatGTGTCATTTAAGGCAAATCTGAAATCAGTGATACTACAATAATATCCTGGTGTAAAATTGGTAGATATCTCAAATAATATAATGGCCAGACAGATTGGGATTAATAACACACAGTCAAAACTCAAATGTGAATTTTGAAGctgttgtaatttttttcttttttttaactataccactgttaaaaagtttgaggtcagtaagtttttgtaatgtttttgaaataaaatctCGTGTTCACACCTGTTTTTgattgaaatacagtaaaaacataatattgtgaaatatcttcTACTATTTAAAATTCCTGTtatctgttttaatgtattttatttttaaatgaaatttattccATTACTCCAgcgttcagtgtcacatgattcttagGAAATCATTACAATATGATGATTTAGTTctccaaaaaacatttcttattataaatgttgaaaacactaccgttcagaagtttgggataAGAGGAAAATAAGAGGAAAGTAAAACTTGTATTCAGaaaatttgcattaaattaatgcattagaTTGAGTGACAATGTaagacatttaaagaaaaaaggtttctattgaaaataaatactgttcttttgaacttcctgttCTGTAAAGAATTCTtataaatgtatcactgattccacaaaaataaatcagcaaaattgtctgtttttaattcaataagaaccaataataactgataataattGATCAtctaattagcatattagaatttaTATAGAATGACACTGAAGAGTATAGCAGGAAtacatacagaaataaattacattttttatatatattcatatttatttcattatttgtaagttatattaaaaaatatatttatgaataatatttcacaaaatttctgttttgctgtacttttgtacaaataaatgccttgttgagcataaaatacttttttttttttttttcaatgacggGTGGTAGTGAATATTTTGACATTATGTCTGAACAGCTCTTTATGATGGTCTGATCAGATGGTCCTCTGAAAGTAATGCAGCTAAAATACTGAGAAATATGTCTGTATAAATTATGTAGAAggaatttttaaacaaaaaaagtgaatTCAATGCCAGATGCTCAGGTTTGTATTTGATTTTCAGAAACACAATGCTCTGAAAATGCAGAAGAAGCCACCACAGGATGACTGTGAGAGTGATGCGTCATGTAGCAGTCTTATGAGCGACTCTCGGTGCCTGGAGCTCAACAGACCACACATCAGTTTCTCAAGAGAGCGAATACACTTGAAGAAGCTTAAGCCGTCTAAGAGACCTCACAAATCCAAGTCTCCACGCTCGAAACACTCTGGAGCTCCACAGAAGCCCTCCATGGTCACGAAGCACTTAATATGTACTCCACACTGTGGCTCAGGGTCAAGCCAAGAGTCACACTGCCAAGAACTACAGCACACAGAATCTGTGTCCACTGAAAAAGAAAAGGCATCCTGTGACCCTGTGCATTATTCTCAAGAGCAAGAAAATGTGAACTCGACAGCCACAAACAgttgaggttaaaaaaaaactgttgggaAAGACCGGACAAAACTAATGTAGATGTTCATTGGAGTTCATCAAGTGTTTCTTGGAAATCTGTGAAGAAAACCTGAGAAAATATTAATactttagaaaatatataaataaataaatgtccatTTAAATTCATTAATATTGTCAATCGAATTTCCTTTCattaagttgtattttatatgtaattataaataattgttgaaaaacagttaattcatctAGGTTGGTGTTGTTACGTAAGATGCAATTATTTGTTAATTCTTATTCATCATAActattgttaatatatattaacttaaGGTATCAACTTAAGGAAGTAAAAACATTCATGTCCACAGTTAATGTCCAAATCTAGAACAGATCTCTTGATTAAAATGCACACAAATCTTGTCCACTGCCcattttctcttctttctttcttaataagAAAAGCCATTTGTGTTATAGAccagtaatagtaataatacaagtATTACAAATATAGGACTAATGTTTCCATACAGTTTGGACAAGGTTGTGTACATTAAGAATCTGGGTATAATATCCCTCATGGCCACCCCcccacataaaaaatatataaaagatatgttttaattatttatttatttattggatgaaAAGGCAGTCTATGAAAATGTATGTCATTAGTCGTCTCGTCGCAGCTCGAGCTCTCTGGCTGCATCAGTACACGTGGCATGCAGAGACATGTGTGTCCTACAGGCGGCGCCAGAACGAGCTGCAGGGCATTATGGGGCGGAGATGGAATTCTAGTACACACACAGACGACGGCAAAGCAAGGCTAGTGCGAGACCTGTATCACACCTGCGAGCACACATAGATATCGATTAAAAGCACACGAACAAGCCAAGGTGTCCTGCAGACGGGAATCGGCTCTCGGAGTTTGGTGTCATGGCCCAAAATGATTTGATGAGCAACGCGGAGGACGTGGCGGATCGGGTAAGAGAGCAGAAGGCCCTGCCAGTCAACTTGCACACACTAAATCACGGAGACTACTCTTCTTTACTAAACAAATGCTTTCGAAGTTCAGGAATAATGTCCACGTCTGCGTCTATAGTTTCGTCTTGTTTGCTTGGCTGCAAATGAGGTTTATTTATTGACTAAATTCTAGTCTTGTGAGTCGAAGGACTGACTTAAGTATTAGCAATACTTTAAAGAAAAACTGTGTTTTGGCTGCTTTCGTGTACTGATATTTGACGTTTATATCTATTAAATATCTATAAGTACATATACTTTATTTCTGTGAACCCAAAATGTTTGAATGGCATGCAAACTTTATCCTGGAATCGTTTTCATCAGTGTCTTCAGACGTGTTCATATGATGAAGCAAGAGTGTATGCTACTCATTACACCCAACATGAAAGATGACTGattagaaaaatatgtttttttttgtccatatgcAATTGAAAATTAACAGCAGGGCATTAATCTGATGCCTTGTTGTTTAATGAGATTTTGCAGGATTATTGGATGTGTTTGGGGCCCTGTTTCATgctgtgcttttttctttttctttttttatgttatgtaaatAATAGGAATCAgctttataaatatgtaattattatgtGGGTGTTAACCGGAGTTGTGAATGTTTATCAATGCTGAAACGAGGCCATCACTGCCATCAGcatcttatttatttatggcctaatttaaagttattttatcaaTCATTAAGATTAGTTTTATCGCACAATAACAATATTCAAATTCCCATTTTTGGTTCATGCAACTCTCATTCAGCAATCCTGCCTTTTATGACGTAACAGAAGGCGAATCCTGTACCCTTCGATATTCCTGTGCTGCTTGGAAACAAGTCAAATACCCTCCAGATACACAGACTGCGAGTAAAGTATTGACACACAGGCAGACATTGGCCCCGAGATCTCGTCCCATTCATCTGGGCTTTGCTTGGTACTTGTTGAATGCTGATTGGTCCGTATTCTTCTTAGTGCTGATGTGGATCGTCTGGGGGCGGGGCTTAGCCGAGGCCGGTGTCAAAGCTCACATAAGAGTGTAGAGTTTGAACAGCAGATGGTTTGGCGTTTTATTAACAACCCCTGCCATGTATTGACAAAGTCTATGCATTTTAGTTTTCTTGCAATCTGATTATTTTCATTCACAAATAACAGAACTCTATAATCTACCATTGGCTTTTACAAGCCAATTGTTGATTCTTACTTTCAGTTTACAAGCTAGCTCATGTTACAGCGTTAAGCAATGAGAATATAATATCCTGTAATCGTATCTTTTTCCTTCCCTGTACATATCTGCTCAACACCTGTTGCATGAGGAAGTGGAACAGATTTATTACGAGTACACCACAGTGATCTTTCAATGCTGGAGACGTACTCCTAAGTCTTCAGTTGCAAATGGATGTGTGTTTGGCCACCTGTGCTCGGATACTGACTGAAAATGTGGGGGAAAGTGAAAAGGGGATTTAAAGCTCAGAGGTTGAACATTAAGCAGCATTCATTTGAAGAGTTTCAGCACTTAGTTGAAGTAATATGACGCTTGTGTAAATCTAAACTATTCACACTAGGATGGATTTatatgtctttttgtttttttatcttttaagtaGATATTAAAATAGCTTTCTAATTGCATAAGTCTGAGTTAGGCTATGATAAATATCCTCCTTTATGTTGACTTGGATTAATGATCAGGGCCTTATTTatgtgaacaaaaatacagtaaacccgTAATGTAGTGAACCTTTTATTACAATTTGAATTAAGTTTCCTATTTTAAcgtattttcaaatataatttattcctgtgatgggaaaGATAGAGTAACTCTTTAGAGTGAGTAAGTCTTTAGAgtaatgatcctttagaaatctttcCAATTTgtagatttgctgctcaagaaacgtttAATATTAAcagtgttgaaagcagttgtgctgtttaatgtttttttatgaacCCCAAATTCTTGAAAtggctttatttaaaatagaaatcatttgtaacattatgaatatctttagtcacttttgatgaattgaaTGAATCATTGCTGATTAAAAGTTGATCTCAAACCTTTTGAATGGTGATATATTAGAACATGGTCCTTCATGCTGACCTAGGATGTTCTAGAATTGAAGTTGAATGCACATGATCGTAAAGCTGTGCCTTCTTCATCGGTAATAATTGCCTTAAAATATAGGCATGTTCAGAattac contains the following coding sequences:
- the ciz1b gene encoding cdkn1a interacting zinc finger protein 1b, whose translation is MGKIGTAGQIHSSVPEQGEPLLKKHRTQRPNELGEDSANADKMQQPPKANPASISDHEEDDNGTAQLEEDGGDQNRAAEVQGVGTCLKVTIQRSSESRAFSTSPEETAAGAGHEGKHTVKFTCYICNVTCSDQQGFQAHMTGLDHQQRMMEIQRLSNTCLATLLPPTQESLQGTNRERRAGHQRWCPTCQSHFSGDLIEHRRTKKHKMAKVSSRPFCTLCERHFRTPRKFVEHMKSPEHKQRVEELRSEGDPEVMEELITVDAIGCFEGEDDYEEDRNEEEIAVFEKHPGHRDMALEETTDYEAYDPDTQYGTSFVVPVAGFLCKLCHKFYHFEASARETHCRSLMHFQNLQKHNALKMQKKPPQDDCESDASCSSLMSDSRCLELNRPHISFSRERIHLKKLKPSKRPHKSKSPRSKHSGAPQKPSMVTKHLICTPHCGSGSSQESHCQELQHTESVSTEKEKASCDPVHYSQEQENVNSTATNS